A DNA window from Arachis hypogaea cultivar Tifrunner chromosome 18, arahy.Tifrunner.gnm2.J5K5, whole genome shotgun sequence contains the following coding sequences:
- the LOC112771757 gene encoding pseudo histidine-containing phosphotransfer protein 6-like, with product MLGLGADLLWADMNRLLGFLFHQGVLDEHFLQLHHLQDESSPSFVSEVLNIYFHESEKLLNNLRSLLMDRDFSDYNKMGIHLNQFMGSSSSIGAKRLTTVCLAFRAATQHSNRPGCLRALEMLEHEYCYLKNKLHELFQIEQQRALAAAARYPLQNNQ from the exons ATGCTTGGTCTGGGTGCGGACCTCTTGTGGGCCGACATGAACCGCCTACTGGGCttcctcttccaccagggagtgcTGGACGAGCACTTCTTGCAGCTTCACCACCTCCAGGACGAGTCCTCCCCAAGCTTCGTCTCCGAGGTGCTCAACATCTACTTCCACGAGTCTGAGAAGCTTCTCAACAATCTCAGATCATTGCTCATGGATAGGGACTTCTCCGACTACAACAAAATGGGAATCCATTTGAATCAATTCATGGGAAGCAGCTCCAGCATTGGCGCCAAGAGACTCACCACTGTCTGCCTTGCCTTTCGTGCTGCTACTCAACACAGTAACCGTCCTGGATGCCTTCGAGCCTTGGAGATGCTGGAACATGAATATTGCTATCTCAAGAACAAACTGCATGAACTATTCCAA ATAGAGCAGCAACGTGCTTTGGCAGCAGCAGCCAGATACCCACTGCAGaataaccaataa
- the LOC112771184 gene encoding protein LURP-one-related 12 yields MSHVVLKEDTDTETETQLTVLKTSLFFAGDGFTVYDCKGQLVFRVDSYGPDARDRDELVLMDANGRCLLTVRRKRPSLHQRWEGFKGERREGDKPIFSVKRSSIIGRSSVTVEVYDNPGEDYHIEGCFSHRSCTVFNASKEPVAEIRRKVDPTTSVMLGKEVFSLCVKPPFDSAFAMAFVLVLDQINGDDHDLLNTAPADQPAVHPLPQHQH; encoded by the coding sequence ATGAGCCACGTCGTCTTGAAGGAAGACACAGACACGGAGACGGAGACGCAGCTGACGGTGCTGAAGACGTCTCTGTTTTTCGCGGGAGATGGCTTCACCGTCTACGATTGCAAGGGTCAACTAGTCTTCCGCGTTGACTCTTACGGACCCGACGCCCGCGACAGAGACGAGCTCGTTCTTATGGATGCAAACGGCCGTTGTCTCCTCACAGTTCGCCGCAAGAGGCCCAGTCTGCATCAACGGTGGGAAGGATTCAAAGGGGAGAGAAGGGAGGGGGACAAGCCCATCTTCAGCGTGAAGAGATCATCCATCATCGGACGCTCAAGCGTCACGGTGGAGGTCTACGATAACCCAGGTGAGGATTACCACATCGAGGGATGCTTCTCCCACCGCTCCTGCACCGTCTTCAACGCTTCCAAGGAACCAGTTGCCGAGATCAGACGCAAGGTGGACCCCACCACAAGCGTTATGCTTGGCAAGGAAGTCTTCTCCCTCTGCGTCAAACCTCCTTTTGATTCCGCTTTCGCCATGGCCTTTGTTCTCGTTCTCGATCAGATCAACGGCGACGATCACGACCTTCTTAACACTGCTCCGGCCGACCAACCTGCTGTGCACCCTCTCCCTCAACACCAGCATTAA